GGACGCACAGGAACGAACTACCACCTTTCAATTACTTCCGGAATAAGTAGAAAAGGACTAACGATTTTTTAGTATAATAAATAGCAAAAAATCGTTAGTCATGCTATCATAAAAGAAATAGACTGGAAAGGGTTGCCTTTTTTTGGATAAAGAGATAAAATATGCATTTGTAACAGGAGCCAGTGGAGAAATTGGACAAGCGATTTGTTTATCCCTTGCAAGAGCTGGCTGGAACTTGTATATTCATTACTATCAAAATAAACAAGCTGTAGAAAGTTTATTGCCACATTTACTTGCTGAAGATGTTGATGTTATCCTGATTCAGGCTGATTTTGACGATACAGCGAGTGTGGCAGAAGTGGAAAAGCAAGTCTTCCAAATAGATGCATTTATCCATGCAGCAGGGAACTCGCACTATGCGTTATTTCAGGATATGACAGATATAGATATAACTAAATTATGGAATGTGCACATGTTCGGACCAATGCAATTAATCCGTACTTTTATTCCGAAGCTAACGAAAAGCAAACAAGGAAGAATTGTGTTTATTAGTTCAATTTGGGGTGAAGTTGGAGCAACCATGGAAGTAGCTTATTCAACTGTAAAAGGTGCACAAATCACCTTTTGCCGTGCGTTAAGTCAAGAACTTGGCTCTTCTGGAATAACAGTTAATGCAGTGACGCCAGGAGTCGTGCAAACAAAAATGATGGATCAGTTTTCCACTGAAGAACAAGCTATACTTCGTGAGGAAATCCCCTTCAAACGTTTTGCCAAACCACAAGAAATTGCAGATACAGTAGAATTTTTAACAAGTAAAAAAGCAAACTATATCACTGGAGAAGTTTTGCGCATAAATGGCGGTTGGCTTATGTAAGATTAGTAAAAAGTGGAAATTTGATATTAGTAATGGTAGGTGTTTAATTTTGACAGAACTCGGTGATAAACTGAAACAAGCTAGACGTGAAAAAGGACTCAGTTTAGACGACTTACAACAAATAACGAAAATTCAAAAACGTTATTTAGTAGCGATTGAAGAAGGTAATTATGCTGTTATGCCTGGAAAGTTTTATGCAAGGGCATTTATTAAACAATATGCAGAGGCTGTTGGGCTCGATAGTGCAACACTGTTTGACGAGTTTGAAAGCGAAGTTCCTGAAACACCGCAACAAGAAGTGGTTAATAATGAGCCATCACGAGTACAAAGTAAAAGAAATCCAATGCCTGCGCAGTCTGTGGGCAATCAAGTAAGCTCACGTAATCGTTTTTTTGATATTTTACCAAAAATTTTAATTGCTTTATTTATTATTTTTATCTTATTCATCGTTTGGTTTTTCCTGCTTAATAAGCAAGATAACTCGACTGAAAAAGTAAAAACAGATACTAGCAATCCAACGGTGAAAGTGGAAGATTCTACTAAAAACGAAGATACGAGTAAAGATACCACTAAAAAAGACACAACGGAAAAAGATACAAGTAAAGACACAACAAAAGATAAAGATACATCGGATAAAACAGAAGACAAGCCCAAAGAAGTGGAAGTAACTAAAGGCGAAACATCTGGTAATGCCACCACTTATACAGTGAAAAATACAGATAAAATGGCACTTACTCTTAGTGCTACTGGCGATTCATGGATTGGCGTGTCTGACGTTAGTGGAAACACTATCCAAAATGTTA
The nucleotide sequence above comes from Listeria ivanovii subsp. londoniensis. Encoded proteins:
- a CDS encoding helix-turn-helix domain-containing protein produces the protein MTELGDKLKQARREKGLSLDDLQQITKIQKRYLVAIEEGNYAVMPGKFYARAFIKQYAEAVGLDSATLFDEFESEVPETPQQEVVNNEPSRVQSKRNPMPAQSVGNQVSSRNRFFDILPKILIALFIIFILFIVWFFLLNKQDNSTEKVKTDTSNPTVKVEDSTKNEDTSKDTTKKDTTEKDTSKDTTKDKDTSDKTEDKPKEVEVTKGETSGNATTYTVKNTDKMALTLSATGDSWIGVSDVSGNTIQNVTLSEQNPSAEIDLGTNKTVTVVIGNAPVTTVKINGKQLELAPTLVKQVLTINLESSDSDTSSDTQ
- the ymfI gene encoding elongation factor P 5-aminopentanone reductase codes for the protein MDKEIKYAFVTGASGEIGQAICLSLARAGWNLYIHYYQNKQAVESLLPHLLAEDVDVILIQADFDDTASVAEVEKQVFQIDAFIHAAGNSHYALFQDMTDIDITKLWNVHMFGPMQLIRTFIPKLTKSKQGRIVFISSIWGEVGATMEVAYSTVKGAQITFCRALSQELGSSGITVNAVTPGVVQTKMMDQFSTEEQAILREEIPFKRFAKPQEIADTVEFLTSKKANYITGEVLRINGGWLM